ACACTCACCTCGGATGGCTTGGTTCTTTGTAGATATCCATCTGGAAGTACTGGTTGTTGACCAGGAAGCAGCGGCGTTTCTTGTAGATGGTAAAGTGCGCATCATCCTGCTGCGTTAGCATGTTAAGGTAATCACGATGTGACAGCTGCGTTCGCACCTCTATCGACTGGCCATGCTGCTGCGGTCGGCGTATCGTGTGAATGTAGCTCCAGCGACCGTTTTGGCCGCGCTTGCGCAAGCGTGCCTGCACGCGTGGTCCGGCACACTGCAAATAATGATGCACGACCTCGAAGTCCTGGAATGCCGGGAAGGCCGTATCCAGAGGCATTGGGCCGGAAActagaaaggaaaaagatgaCAATGCATCAATTACTGCGTTCACAGTCAAGCCAGTTCTTATTGCAAACGATCCAATTACCCAAGAATTTGACTTTTCGCGAGGTGATCGATAACCGATCGCCAATATCGATGCCGAGCTTCTGGCACACGCATTCGATCATGCGGTTGACTTTGTTTTCAAAATCGGTAGAATTATCGATCACATCGAAGTACGGATGTCCAATCCACGCCGAGGCAGCCTTGTAGTCGAGCTCGCGTGCAAGCGTAACACCTTCCGACCGGCACGAGTGTTCCTCCGTGGCGTAGAACTGTTCCGCACCGTTCGCGGCCGATACCATGTGGATGATCTGATTGTAGCGATTATCGCGCAGCTCAACCGGGTTCCAGTTGTTCGAACGCATCATGCGATCCCATTTTTCTTTGGAGATATCTAATCGAAACCGTGGCAAATGATTATCAAACCTGACTTGCCTAGAGACGGACAACTCTAGCGCAGCGCAACAATCGTATACTTACATGCACTGGCATCCATGAATCCGCGATCGCATATGATTAAGCAGTTTTTGTTGCTCGTCCTGCCCAGCTCGAAGTACGTGTTTTCGATTTGTATCATCGTTCGGAGCAAGTTTTCCTGAAACTTGTACACTGCGGAATCGATAAACTCGCATTAGAAACGTCCGAATCAATCAACATTGGATACATTTCGTAGCCAATCAAACCGGGCTACGCGGTTCGAATGCGATTTtagcaaaacggaaaacgaCAAACGATGGCGAACGTTGGAAAACAGCCAAATGAGTAGGAATCTATAGCCCTTCCGATAAAGCGCGCACACTACACATCTCGCGTCAGTTGATTATGAACGCGAAAGCGATCGATAAAAATACGGTTAGTGACGAATGCTAATGAGCTGGTATCATAAACAAGTTAGCTAACAATGTGCCCTTCAACTGCTcgcatacacacgtacacacacatacattgcAATAATCAGTACCATCGCTCGTTCTCGCGCCCCTTGATGGCCCCTCTTTCATCGATAATGTTTGCAAACAATCTCGAACACATGTCCCAACATTGATGGGTCCGAATCAATCTACGATAAGGTGGTTTTCTCTCCAGATTGTACGCCACTGTTTGCGGTAGAAAAGGTTCCGAAGTCAAGTGCATGGCCATtacacaaaccacacaacaaaacaaaatgtccgAGAGTAaaccatttcttttcttttaaatatagAACGATCAACAAGCGGATCGAGAGAGTCAGAATCGATACAATTGTACGCCCCCGGTTGGCGCAATCTGCGAGTGAGTCTACCACCCCGTCGACGATTCGGTTCATGCTAAAAGAAAAGAGCAAATACAATTGGAATGTAAATATAGTATAGGCCACATAAACAACGATCTCATCTTTTTCTCGAACCGTCCGATATGCAAAGGTGCTTCGCGGGTATGACAAAGCGCAACGATGAACAAGGAAAGACAAACCCCTCCCCGAACCGCGGGTGGTCACCGGTGAGCGAATGCGCACCACGGTGTGGGACATGATAATTGCCAACTTGTCAACTGGtggcgatttttttgtttgtttgccgttgctTAATTTTCACGTTTCACACATCTACACACTGTCGTCGCATCTCGCGAATGATACAGCGGGTCAGACTGATTGATGAGGATGGTTGAAATTCTACATTAGGCCCCCTGCGATACACCCTTCGGTGGTAGATAATCTGTCTCCTCAGCTCAAGCGGAACCCGTGCCAGATGATAACAATCAATCTTCCTCACAGATTCGCTGCTGATAAGCCGCTCATCAACAATCACAGCCGATCACAGCGCTAAATGGGTGAAACAGTTTaaatataaagcaaaacatcTCATCGAGTCAGATAAACGGAGCGCTCACGTCTGTTGAGGTTGGTCACATGATCAGCCTCTGGTGACGATTCTAGAGACGCTAACAGCACCTAACCCATTCATCCGGGGTGCTCAACTAACTAAGCAGCGCAAAAGTGTTCTAATGACGTCGGGTTTATTGCACAACGGCTGGCCAATGCTGGCCACACGGTTGTCCTTGCGAGTGGCGGTCATACCATTATTGCAACACCGAGTTTGCACTTGCGTTGGCCACTCCTCTCGCTGTGCTTTACAGCACACTTTCTCGATTAGAAGCAACGCTCGCCTGACACAAACATACCATACATTGCTGAAGCTGAATGATAACAGCTCTACGtaggcaaaacaacaacttccGCACTCTCAAAGCATCGCGCTTTAGAAACCGTACCACGGTGACGTAAGTACCGCATGTTACTTCCCTGAAAGTTGGTTAGAACTGGCGCACTTCGCTGTGAATGTGAGCAACCGGTTTCAAGCGCGAGAACGAGTGAGAGTAAGGAAGGATCTCAGACAATCTAGCGGACGATCCGCCACCTCGTGATGGTAATGCTGCGTAAGACGAAAACCCATGGCCAACACAAACAGAAGACATCCCACCGCTGGCGATGTAGACGGCCAATCGAGATTGTGCGCACCACGTGTACTTATAACCGGTCGCGCTTGGCGCTGACTTATCACGTTTTGCCTTGGCTTTGAAAAAGTCGGGGCGAGCTGTGCTCAGCTGTGCGCCACCATGGATCTTCGCTGTTGGGTAGGAAGTGGTGCACGCTTGCATTCTGATAACGCACACCATCGTCACAACATCGCCCCACTATTGATTACATTGGACGCGGGATGAAAGTAAAATTGATTCGCTGTATTTCTTTTGCATTCTATCGCGCCCTGTGTGTGTTGGCATACAGCAGCTGATATTGCTAATAATTGAACGATCGTTTGCATTTGCATCGAAATCAATTGATTGATTACAACACGCTAGAaacacgttttgttttgctctgctACGGTGGAGTGGGTTAACATATGGCGTcaaaacgtgtttttttttaagtcatGTACTTCAACGCCTCATAGGACACACACCGACGTAATTGTTTCACATCTTTTCCTGTCCATAATTCAATGTGCATGGTATGTGTTTAGTCAATAATGATTAATATATGCAATGAAGGATCGCGAATGAATACGATCAAAACAGTTAGAGCTACGATCAATTCAGTTAGATTTGCTAATCTTCGCAAGCGCAATGTAGTTTTAGTGgttcacaacaacaaaaatgcataTTAACTTATTAATCAATGGAATGCCTTCGGCT
This Anopheles marshallii chromosome 3, idAnoMarsDA_429_01, whole genome shotgun sequence DNA region includes the following protein-coding sequences:
- the LOC128711454 gene encoding TRPL translocation defect protein 14 produces the protein MDAIEERKVYRLVLTGGPCGGKTTGQSRLCTFFENLGWKVFRVPETATILLSGGIKFADLTGTTVPPTGTTDTKPAVFKDGVPEHSVIDIDKITTCPRCMAAAVGRFIDSAVYKFQENLLRTMIQIENTYFELGRTSNKNCLIICDRGFMDASAYISKEKWDRMMRSNNWNPVELRDNRYNQIIHMVSAANGAEQFYATEEHSCRSEGVTLARELDYKAASAWIGHPYFDVIDNSTDFENKVNRMIECVCQKLGIDIGDRLSITSRKVKFLVSGPMPLDTAFPAFQDFEVVHHYLQCAGPRVQARLRKRGQNGRWSYIHTIRRPQQHGQSIEVRTQLSHRDYLNMLTQQDDAHFTIYKKRRCFLVNNQYFQMDIYKEPSHPRCKGLILLETYTSLTGDKLKAILPKFLNIVKEVTGQPDYSMFNLSLREDWNNTKKFCYSLHDQDDADVKTNGHSQKMINGKA